The Lytechinus pictus isolate F3 Inbred chromosome 17, Lp3.0, whole genome shotgun sequence genome contains a region encoding:
- the LOC129280246 gene encoding phosphatase and actin regulator 2-like — MVETSYYLLYFTFIFSLIFVLLIDGGGDDASNPGVTQAEINNDVAPDPTKAGGQPVARVTASGDGDARAAGTPSKFKGAKVLPGVHPKGKSSPSLPTKKGKPMIKTPDNKAKGTPPAVRGRGPKNAPAVAPKKLNFDTGAESIPSRCNGDISHDSSSTSDYDNNARQDDDDDSDIEEEYCTSLAAKVKRNNSLAIKLENRPSRKHLEERNIIPRKSDDDKKMDKDKIGAALVRRLSQRPTQEELEQRNIYREQSQIDAAKAEREEKKRTLTRKLSLRPTVDELRKRNIINFNEYVEVIEAVDYDRKADKPWTRLTPQDKAYIRKELNDFKSTEMNVHEDSKKFTRFHRP, encoded by the exons ATGGTGGAAACatcatatt ATTTACTctactttacttttattttctctttgatttttgtcttgTTAATAGATGGAGGTGGTGACGATGCATCCAATCCTGGTGTCACTCAGGCTGAAATTAACAACGACGTAGCGCCAGACCCAACCAAGGCGGGTGGCCAACCCGTCGCCAGGGTAACCGCATCTGGTGATGGAGACGCCAGAGCCGCTGGTACCCCTTCCAAGTTTAAAGGTGCTAAGGTTTTACCCGGTGTGCATCCAAAAGGAAAGAGTTCACCATCGTTACCAACAAAGAAAGGCAAACCAATGATTAAAACGCCAG ATAATAAAGCCAAAGGAACACCGCCTGCTGTACGAGGCCGAGGGCCTAAAAACGCACCAGCCGTCGCTCCAAAGAAGCTCAACTTTGACAc AGGAGCAGAAAGCATTCCATCCCGGTGTAATGGGGACATATCGCACGACAGTAGTTCAACTAGCGACTATGATAACAACGCCAGgcaggatgatgatgatgatagtgatatcGAGGAGGAGTACTGCA ctTCTCTCGCAGCCAAAGTTAAGAGGAATAACTCACTTGCCATCAAGCTTGAAAACAGACCGAGTCGTAAGCATCTAGAAGAGAGAAACATCATCCCAAGAAAATCGGATGATGACAAGAAGATGGACAAAGATAAGATTGGTGCTGCACTAGTACG GAGGCTGAGTCAAAGACCAACACAAGAAGAGCTCGAACAAAGAAATATTTACAGAG AACAATCACAAATTGATGCAGCCAAAGCCGAGagggaggagaaaaagaggacaCTCACAAGAAAG TTGAGCTTACGACCAACGGTAGATGAGCTTAGGAAACGTAATATCATCAACTTCAACGAGTATGTAGAAGTGATAGAAGCAGTAGATTACGATAGGAAAGCAGATAAGCCATGGACGAGGTTAACGCCGCAAGACAAG gcctacattcgTAAGGAGCTGAACGACTTCAAGAGTACTGAGATGAACGTACATGAAGATAGTAAAAAATTCACCAG GTTTCATAGACCTTAG